Proteins encoded in a region of the Ranitomeya imitator isolate aRanImi1 chromosome 9, aRanImi1.pri, whole genome shotgun sequence genome:
- the LOC138648640 gene encoding polycystin-1-like protein 2, translating into MRLYHQTEGNSTVKFVSEMLSIVIFLYIIVVQLVRLKQQKCSYFCQLRNLLDLCIIAICSANTALYIKRIYLRQRDVDRYHADRTRFVSFYDTATIDSAQSYTIAFLVSLLTIKLWRLLNLNPNLHLITTTLQKAWNEISGFLLTILILLVAYSISCNLLFGWTISNYRTVTDSAVTIISLLIGIFNYDEVINLDPVLGSLLIFTCVIFLAFIIVNIFLSALLNVFSSERKNPTPYEEKEIVDMLMLKLSGLIGVSKKAEQSSAGKEKQS; encoded by the exons ATGCGACTGTATCACCAAACAGAAGGAAACTCAACCGTTAAGTTTGTGAGCGAGATGCTGTCCATTGTGATCTTCTTGTACATCATTGTAGTCCAG TTGGTCCGTTTGAAGCAGCAAAAATGCTCCTATTTTTGCCAGTTAAGGAACTTGCTGGATTTGTGCATCATTGCAATCTGCTCCGCCAACACAGCGCTGTACATCAAGCGTATATATCTGCGCCAGCGGGATGTAGACCGTTACCATGCAGATCGTACTCG ATTTGTCAGCTTCTACGACACGGCCACCATAGACAGCGCCCAAAGCTACACCATCGCCTTTCTGGTGTCACTATTAACCATCAAGCTCTGGCGCCTCCTCAACCTGAACCCGAATCTGCACCTGATCACGACGACGCTGCAGAAGGCGTGGAACGAAATCAGCGGCTTCCTTCTCACCATCCTCATCCTCCTGGTGGCGTACTCTATTTCG tgCAACTTGCTTTTCGGCTGGACCATTTCCAATTACAGAACGGTGACGGACTCAGCTGTGACCATTATCAGCCTTTTAATTGGCATTTTTAATTACGATGAG GTAATTAATCTAGACCCCGTCCTGGGCTCCCTGCTCATCTTTACCTGCGTCATTTTTCTTGCATTCATAATCGTCAACATCTTCTTGTCCGCTTTGTTGAACGTCTTCTCCAGTGAGCGCAAGAACCCAACG CCTTATGAAGAAAAAGAAATTGTGGACATGCTCATGTTAAAGCTGTCGGGACTTATCGGTGTATCCAAGAAGGCAGAACAGTCGTCAGCGGGGAAAGAGAAGCAGTCGTGA
- the IST1 gene encoding IST1 homolog, which translates to MLGSGFKAERLRVNLRLVINRLKLLEKKKTELAQKARKEIADYLSSGKDERARIRVEHIIREDYLVEAMEILELYCDLLLARFGLIQSMKELDPGLGEAVSTLIWAAPRLQTEVSELKIVADQLCAKYSKEYGKLCRTNQIGTVNDRLMHKLSVEAPPKILVERYLIEIAKNYNVPYEPDSVVMAEVPTGIEADLIDVEFSDDMKKGGGGGGGGGGGGFGIPLPTVPAMQMPTPTIPFSYPAPGGPHETFNGPPMGIYQPFGNLNPPAMGMGPPPIPCMPPTYESIGDGGPQANAPSQDGPGNSAPVAKPRTKVSDNFVLPELPSVPDTLPAASAGAATSNSEDIDFDDLSRRFEELKKKT; encoded by the exons ATGTTGGGCTCCGGGTTCAAGGCTGAGCGGCTTCGAGTGAATTTGAGGCTTGTCATAAACCGACTAAAACTCCTGGAGAAAAAGAAAA CCGAGTTGGCGCAAAAGGCCCGGAAGGAGATTGCGGACTATTTATCATCCGGGAAGGATGAGCGAGCGAGGATCCGGGTGGAGCACATTATCCGAGAAGATTACCTGGTGGAAGCCATGGAGATTCTAGAGCTGTACTGTGATCTGCTCCTGGCCAGATTCGGGTTAATTCAATCCATGAA GGAGCTGGATCCGGGTTTGGGTGAAGCCGTCTCCACGTTAATTTGGGCGGCTCCACGTCTACAGACTGAAGTGTCTGAACTGAAAATA GTCGCAGATCAACTGTGCGCCAAGTATAGTAAAGAATATGGCAAGCTGTGCAGGACAAACCAGATCGGAACGGTCAATGATCGG CTGATGCACAAGCTGAGTGTGGAGGCTCCTCCAAAAATTCTGGTCGAGAGGTACCTCATCGAGATAGCCAAGAACTACAATGTACCATATGAACCGGATTCTGTGGTCATG GCCGAGGTTCCCACTGGCATCGAGGCAGATCTTATAGATGTGGAATTTTCAGACGACATGAAGAAAGGAGGAGGCGGCGGTGGTGGCGGAGGTGGTGGAGGATTTGGTATACCATTGCCGACTGTGCCAGCTATGCAGATGCCGACTCCTACTATTCCATTCAGTTACCCCGCACCTGGTGGACCG CACGAGACATTCAATGGACCGCCTATGGGAATCTATCAACCTTTTGGTAATCTAAATCCTCCAGCAATGGGCATGGGGCCCCCACCAATCCCATGTATGCCTCCAACGTATGAGTCT ATTGGTGATGGCGGGCCACAGGCAAACGCACCTTCTCAAGATG GTCCAGGTAACTCCGCACCTGTCGCCAAACCCCGAACAAAAGTATCGGATAACTTTGTCCTCCCAGAATTGCCCTCCGTTCCAGACACACTCCCCGCTGCTTCTGCCGGAGCTGCAACTTCCAATTCCGAAGATATTGATTTTGATGACCTGTCGCGCAGATTCGAGGAGCTGAAgaagaaaacttaa